In the genome of Pediococcus claussenii ATCC BAA-344, one region contains:
- a CDS encoding SprT family protein: MTDQELQVLTEEIAHSSFHHEFKHQIFFNRRLKTTGGRYHLKDHHIDINPLMLEQHDMETLIGVIKHELVHYFLHLSGEKPAHNNPHFKQLLVQTGGLRYAPDSKKRRKNQLKLTYQCQKCGQIYIRHRHINTEKYRCGKCHGRLTLIEEERSA, translated from the coding sequence ATGACAGATCAAGAGTTACAAGTGTTGACCGAGGAGATAGCTCACAGTAGTTTTCACCATGAATTTAAACATCAAATCTTCTTTAATAGAAGATTAAAAACCACTGGCGGACGGTATCATTTAAAAGATCACCATATTGATATTAATCCGCTAATGTTGGAACAACATGATATGGAAACCTTAATTGGGGTTATAAAACATGAATTAGTACATTACTTTTTACATTTAAGTGGCGAGAAGCCTGCTCATAATAATCCACATTTTAAACAATTATTGGTGCAAACAGGTGGCTTACGATACGCGCCGGATTCTAAAAAGCGTCGCAAGAACCAACTTAAGCTCACATATCAATGTCAAAAATGTGGACAGATATATATACGTCACCGGCATATTAATACCGAGAAGTACAGGTGCGGAAAGTGCCACGGCAGGCTTACTCTAATTGAAGAAGAACGAAGTGCATAA
- a CDS encoding DUF4811 domain-containing protein, protein MLIFISLLCIAGIIFITVNSKITHKILIGSILGMLLLLSQVILIANVNAHWGTEINTSSTSTKIDSIATFPGDNKVLAYRNVGKKRNMHQIYVYKTNSNSNKKSMTYSDGLSVRLIRSKTMTARKIKKVSYYHYKSVFAQFLFAGIQNEHQIKNTTVTFSLPKNWTALSTTQLSKAGQDLKKNQKQLKINMMAKIKAYSITNPKQARNPQALKNVQEKLLQEEVHKTIQRYSNKKIPY, encoded by the coding sequence ATGTTAATATTCATAAGTTTACTTTGCATTGCAGGGATAATCTTTATAACAGTTAATTCCAAAATCACACATAAAATCTTAATTGGCTCCATTTTAGGAATGTTGCTTCTACTTTCTCAAGTTATACTTATTGCAAACGTCAATGCACATTGGGGAACCGAAATTAACACTAGTTCAACTTCTACAAAGATTGATTCAATTGCTACTTTTCCTGGAGATAATAAGGTATTAGCATATCGTAATGTTGGTAAGAAAAGGAACATGCACCAAATATATGTATATAAAACAAATAGTAATTCTAATAAAAAATCCATGACCTATTCAGATGGATTAAGTGTTAGATTAATTCGTTCTAAAACAATGACGGCAAGAAAAATAAAAAAAGTTTCCTATTATCACTATAAAAGCGTATTCGCACAATTTCTCTTCGCTGGAATTCAGAATGAACATCAAATTAAAAATACTACGGTTACATTTAGCCTTCCAAAAAACTGGACTGCTTTATCTACTACACAGCTTTCTAAAGCTGGCCAGGATTTAAAAAAGAACCAAAAGCAACTTAAAATTAATATGATGGCAAAAATAAAAGCCTATTCAATAACTAATCCTAAGCAGGCTCGTAATCCCCAGGCGTTAAAGAATGTTCAAGAAAAATTGCTACAAGAAGAGGTTCACAAGACAATTCAGCGATATTCTAACAAAAAGATACCATATTAA
- a CDS encoding MDR family MFS transporter translates to MILIVGAVAPMLDTTMTNIAISTIMNDLNATVSATQWVTTGYVLMLGIVILFTGWAVDKFSGKKLYISGLLLFLAGSIVSGVATNIPILMLGRLIQGAGSGVIIPLLTTLIIRAANGEGLGKIAATIGLPMVLIPILGPTVGGGFIIDKLDWHWIFYINIPIVIIALVLLQFMMPKFEPQKTDKKFDWFGFISLSGMFSGLLIGIVNFSSNNTISNLDVLIPIFIGLDLMIAYVIFASKNPDKALVSLKMFQVSNFSGASVILLMSGVAVNGAMFLLPLYLQNVRGLSVIWSGTYLIAQGLGMLVTRTTVGKLTDSIGARWVVLVSILVAVASTIPFVYFDKNTNIWYLLIALFVRGMAQGGLTIPVMADSYVGIPKKLIADATSASRMFQNVGGAFGSAILATVIQNNINGVVPTVAHLTTAYHTAFIWSIVITLIAAIPAWFLSHNISKKVEVAK, encoded by the coding sequence ATGATATTAATTGTCGGAGCTGTTGCACCAATGCTTGATACAACAATGACAAATATTGCAATCAGCACTATTATGAATGATTTAAACGCCACGGTAAGTGCTACCCAGTGGGTTACTACTGGATACGTCTTGATGCTTGGAATTGTCATATTATTTACCGGATGGGCGGTTGACAAATTCAGCGGAAAGAAACTTTATATCTCTGGTTTATTGTTATTCTTAGCTGGATCTATCGTTTCTGGAGTTGCAACCAATATTCCAATTCTAATGTTAGGACGATTAATTCAAGGGGCTGGCTCTGGAGTAATAATCCCACTCCTAACCACACTTATAATTCGGGCAGCTAATGGTGAAGGACTCGGAAAAATAGCAGCAACCATTGGTCTTCCAATGGTTTTAATTCCAATATTGGGACCAACTGTGGGTGGAGGATTCATCATTGACAAGTTAGATTGGCATTGGATTTTTTACATCAACATACCGATCGTTATCATTGCCTTAGTTCTACTTCAATTCATGATGCCAAAGTTTGAACCTCAAAAAACGGATAAAAAATTTGATTGGTTTGGGTTCATTTCGCTAAGTGGTATGTTCAGTGGGCTATTAATCGGAATTGTTAATTTTAGCAGTAATAACACCATCTCAAACCTAGATGTCCTAATTCCCATTTTCATTGGTTTAGATTTAATGATTGCGTACGTTATATTTGCAAGTAAGAATCCGGATAAGGCATTGGTAAGCCTTAAAATGTTTCAAGTCTCCAACTTCTCCGGAGCTTCCGTAATTCTTTTAATGTCTGGAGTCGCCGTAAACGGAGCAATGTTCTTACTTCCGTTATATTTACAAAACGTTCGAGGCTTAAGTGTCATTTGGTCTGGAACTTACTTGATTGCACAAGGTTTGGGGATGTTGGTTACCCGGACAACCGTTGGAAAGCTAACTGATAGCATCGGTGCTCGATGGGTTGTCCTAGTATCAATCCTCGTTGCAGTTGCTAGCACTATTCCATTTGTTTATTTCGATAAAAACACTAATATTTGGTATCTATTAATTGCTTTGTTTGTCAGAGGAATGGCACAGGGTGGGCTTACAATTCCTGTTATGGCAGATTCGTACGTTGGTATTCCTAAAAAATTAATTGCGGATGCAACAAGTGCTTCGAGAATGTTTCAAAATGTTGGTGGAGCATTTGGTTCTGCGATATTAGCTACTGTCATTCAAAACAACATTAACGGCGTCGTTCCAACGGTTGCACATTTAACCACTGCTTATCATACTGCCTTTATCTGGTCGATAGTGATTACATTAATTGCTGCCATTCCGGCCTGGTTCTTATCCCATAACATTTCAAAAAAAGTGGAGGTAGCGAAATAA
- a CDS encoding TetR/AcrR family transcriptional regulator — translation MEKKTTRRRGKELEHDILEAAWKEFQDKGYGKTSMEGIAKRAKTTKTVLYRRWPKKAIIFLMAFRKFGPQIRQSDADTGNLRDDLIELLEPTIQFLEIVGKEAAQGLVVDQLGSHVFDLFKQISSEENETVERIMKVLTRADKRGEVNISKISKRAVRLPVMLVVDALLTDGFITKKDLLEIVDNVLVPTYKYSLNK, via the coding sequence ATGGAAAAGAAAACTACTCGTAGACGAGGAAAAGAATTAGAACACGACATATTGGAAGCTGCTTGGAAAGAGTTTCAGGATAAGGGATACGGAAAGACCTCAATGGAAGGAATTGCAAAGAGGGCAAAAACAACTAAAACGGTTTTATATCGTAGATGGCCTAAAAAAGCTATCATTTTCTTAATGGCATTTAGGAAATTTGGTCCCCAAATTAGACAGTCAGATGCTGATACTGGGAATTTGCGTGATGATCTGATTGAGCTTTTAGAACCAACAATTCAATTTTTAGAAATTGTTGGTAAAGAAGCAGCCCAAGGATTGGTGGTAGACCAGTTAGGAAGCCATGTTTTTGATCTTTTTAAACAAATATCATCAGAAGAAAATGAAACTGTTGAGAGGATAATGAAAGTTTTGACCCGGGCTGATAAACGTGGTGAGGTGAATATTAGTAAAATAAGCAAACGTGCAGTTCGTTTACCGGTAATGCTAGTTGTGGATGCTCTATTAACAGACGGTTTTATAACAAAAAAAGATTTGCTAGAAATTGTGGATAACGTACTGGTTCCCACGTATAAATATAGTTTGAATAAATAA
- a CDS encoding MFS transporter, producing MKSSKISPGLTLAALAISAFAIGSTEFISVGLMPLIVKSFGISLSSAGLTVSIYALGITFGAPILTVLTANWDRRRLMLVIMTIFIIGNLIAATASSFGMLLAGRVVASLAHGIFMSISSIIAADVVAPDKRASAIAIMFTGLTVATVTGVPLGTFIGQHFTWHWSFIFIAIIGLIGLVSNYFLIPNNLPHPKKRPDLHGFSRVLSNKPILLMLIITALGYGGTFTAYTYLTPILESYMHFSSGAVVIILIIYGVMVAIGNTLGGRFANSEPLNALIAMFVGLTVALLLLFVFIHESISGLLLVLLMGLFAFMNVPGLQLYIVQLAERYTPDDIGLASALNISAFNVGITLGSFVGGQVTSSLSVTLTPLFGVVMVLIAILIIAILKKMMFHSDNSL from the coding sequence ATGAAATCAAGTAAAATTTCACCAGGTTTAACTTTAGCCGCCCTTGCAATTAGTGCTTTTGCAATTGGCTCTACCGAATTTATCAGTGTCGGATTAATGCCATTGATCGTAAAAAGCTTTGGTATTTCACTTAGTTCAGCTGGGTTAACCGTTTCAATTTATGCACTTGGTATCACTTTTGGTGCACCAATCTTAACCGTTCTAACAGCAAATTGGGACCGTCGCCGCTTAATGTTAGTCATTATGACCATTTTTATAATAGGTAATCTAATCGCCGCTACCGCATCAAGTTTTGGCATGTTGCTTGCAGGTAGAGTTGTTGCTTCACTTGCACACGGAATATTTATGTCAATTTCTTCCATTATAGCTGCCGATGTTGTGGCTCCAGACAAACGCGCTAGTGCAATTGCAATTATGTTTACAGGGCTGACTGTTGCCACCGTAACTGGTGTTCCTCTTGGTACCTTTATTGGACAACACTTCACATGGCACTGGTCGTTTATTTTTATTGCTATTATTGGTTTAATCGGTTTAGTTTCCAACTATTTTCTAATTCCAAATAACTTACCTCATCCCAAAAAGCGTCCAGACTTACACGGATTTAGTCGTGTATTATCTAACAAACCGATTCTGTTAATGCTTATTATTACAGCATTGGGATACGGAGGGACGTTTACTGCATATACTTATTTAACACCAATACTAGAATCGTACATGCACTTTAGCTCAGGTGCCGTTGTTATAATTTTGATTATTTACGGAGTAATGGTAGCAATTGGAAATACCCTTGGAGGACGATTTGCTAATAGTGAACCACTTAATGCCTTAATCGCAATGTTTGTAGGTCTGACTGTTGCCCTACTCCTACTGTTTGTCTTCATTCATGAGAGCATTTCAGGATTGCTATTAGTATTATTAATGGGACTGTTTGCCTTTATGAATGTACCAGGTCTCCAATTATATATTGTTCAACTTGCCGAACGTTACACTCCCGATGACATTGGCCTCGCTTCAGCACTCAATATCTCTGCCTTTAATGTCGGAATAACCTTGGGATCATTCGTTGGCGGCCAGGTTACTTCTTCGCTTTCGGTTACTTTAACCCCATTATTTGGGGTAGTTATGGTACTGATTGCAATTTTAATTATCGCTATCCTTAAAAAAATGATGTTTCATTCAGACAATTCATTATAA
- a CDS encoding winged helix-turn-helix transcriptional regulator, giving the protein MDANEGKTYNIGVEATMEVIGGKWKPIILCHIRHQAMRTGELKRVIPNITQKMLTQQLRELEHDGIINRKVYSQIPPKVEYSLSEYGHSLSTVLNLMCKWGENYVDRQVESGCDVQLLNRDDVVQN; this is encoded by the coding sequence ATGGATGCAAATGAAGGGAAAACTTATAATATAGGGGTGGAGGCAACGATGGAAGTGATTGGTGGAAAGTGGAAACCAATTATTTTATGTCATATACGGCATCAAGCAATGCGAACTGGCGAGCTAAAACGTGTGATTCCAAACATAACGCAAAAGATGCTTACGCAGCAGTTGAGGGAGCTTGAACATGATGGGATTATCAACCGTAAGGTTTATAGTCAGATTCCTCCTAAAGTGGAATATTCTTTGTCTGAATATGGTCATTCTTTAAGCACAGTGTTGAATTTAATGTGCAAATGGGGAGAAAACTACGTTGATCGACAGGTAGAAAGTGGATGCGATGTACAGCTTTTGAATAGAGATGACGTGGTACAAAATTAA
- the pnuC gene encoding nicotinamide riboside transporter PnuC, which yields MKNSTNLPQNISNTLFSKLFTSIKKLPYAVGQAFSFKRNVSEIKTLRKTTKVIMLIMLIATFATFILGHDFSFAGWIGLVTSTAVVLNLILVDQGRLTNYSWGALGCAVWLIIALNNRLIGDIASQTFYLVMQFVGISVWNNKIEQQTDKQELVSRSFSWLEGLFWLVVTITIYLIVLFFSKQLNGTQVYLDATLLPLGIVGMVLMTYGYRSQWVAWIALDGINVVIWFNQLQISSPASTSMFILQIIMLINAMYGAYLWFFGQKEAKK from the coding sequence ATGAAAAATAGTACAAACTTGCCTCAAAATATTTCCAATACACTTTTTTCGAAATTATTCACGAGCATAAAGAAATTACCCTATGCCGTTGGACAGGCATTTAGTTTTAAGCGGAATGTTAGTGAAATAAAAACGTTGCGAAAAACTACTAAAGTTATAATGCTTATTATGCTAATTGCAACTTTTGCAACATTTATTTTGGGACACGATTTTAGTTTTGCCGGTTGGATCGGTCTCGTTACCAGTACAGCAGTGGTTTTAAATCTAATACTTGTTGATCAAGGGAGATTGACCAATTATAGTTGGGGAGCTCTTGGGTGTGCCGTTTGGCTTATCATAGCTTTAAATAATCGACTCATTGGAGATATTGCTTCCCAAACATTTTATTTAGTTATGCAGTTTGTTGGGATTTCAGTTTGGAACAATAAAATAGAACAACAGACAGATAAGCAGGAATTAGTATCACGGAGTTTCAGCTGGTTAGAAGGATTATTCTGGCTTGTAGTCACAATTACAATTTATTTAATTGTTTTATTCTTTAGTAAGCAACTTAATGGAACTCAAGTTTATTTGGATGCTACCCTGTTACCTTTAGGAATTGTGGGAATGGTATTGATGACATATGGTTATCGATCTCAGTGGGTGGCATGGATTGCATTGGATGGTATTAATGTGGTTATTTGGTTTAACCAATTACAAATATCAAGTCCGGCTTCAACCTCAATGTTTATCTTACAAATCATTATGTTAATAAATGCTATGTATGGTGCCTATCTTTGGTTCTTTGGCCAAAAGGAGGCAAAAAAATAA
- a CDS encoding mannose/fructose/sorbose PTS transporter subunit IIA, with protein sequence MVGIIIASHGEFANGILQSGSMIFGQQENVKAVTLMPSEGPDDIHAKLEEAVASFDNQDQVLFLVDLWGGTPFNQVNNLFEEHKDKWAIVAGLNLPMLIEAYASRLSMESAQEIAAHIIETAKDGVKIRPEELAPKEAPKAAAASTANAGQPGSLEYGLARIDSRLLHGQVATAWSKSVNPTRIIVVSDAVAKDELRSNLIKQAAPAGVKAHVVPIEQMIKIAKDDKHFGGQKALLLFETPEDALRAVEGGVPLKEINVGSMAHSTGKVQPNQVLAFDQKDIDTFKKLESDGVSFDVRKVPSDGRGNLDDILKKAQNMLNEQK encoded by the coding sequence ATGGTAGGGATTATCATTGCTAGTCATGGCGAGTTTGCTAATGGTATCTTGCAATCCGGATCAATGATCTTCGGACAACAAGAAAATGTAAAAGCTGTTACATTGATGCCAAGTGAAGGACCTGACGACATTCACGCAAAATTGGAAGAGGCAGTTGCTTCTTTCGATAACCAAGACCAAGTATTATTCTTGGTCGATCTCTGGGGTGGAACTCCATTCAATCAAGTTAATAACTTGTTTGAAGAACACAAGGACAAGTGGGCGATCGTTGCTGGCTTGAACTTACCAATGCTAATTGAGGCATACGCATCACGCTTATCAATGGAGAGTGCACAAGAAATTGCTGCTCATATCATTGAAACAGCTAAAGATGGTGTCAAAATTCGTCCAGAAGAATTAGCACCAAAGGAAGCTCCTAAAGCTGCCGCTGCTTCTACTGCCAATGCTGGACAACCAGGAAGCCTTGAATATGGATTAGCACGTATTGATTCACGTTTATTGCATGGACAAGTTGCAACAGCTTGGTCAAAATCTGTTAATCCAACTCGGATTATTGTTGTATCCGATGCTGTTGCAAAGGACGAACTTCGTTCAAACTTGATCAAACAGGCTGCTCCTGCTGGGGTCAAGGCACACGTTGTTCCGATTGAGCAAATGATTAAAATAGCTAAGGATGACAAACACTTCGGTGGACAAAAAGCACTTTTGCTTTTTGAAACACCAGAAGATGCTTTACGGGCTGTTGAAGGCGGAGTTCCTTTGAAGGAAATCAATGTTGGTTCGATGGCTCATTCAACAGGAAAAGTTCAACCTAATCAGGTTTTAGCTTTTGATCAAAAGGATATTGACACATTTAAGAAGTTAGAATCAGATGGTGTTAGCTTTGATGTTCGTAAGGTTCCTTCAGATGGTAGGGGTAACCTTGATGATATCCTTAAAAAAGCTCAAAACATGTTAAATGAACAAAAATAA
- a CDS encoding PTS mannose/fructose/sorbose transporter subunit IIC, with protein MNLNAIQIILVIIVAFLAGMEGILDEFQFHQPVVACTLIGLVTGQLIPCLMLGGSLQMIALGWANVGAAVAPDAALASIASAIILVLGGQGKAGISSAIALAIPLAVAGLLLTIIARTIATAIVHLMDAAAAEGSFGKVDMWHVIAICMQGVRIAIPAALILAIGAGPVKGLLAQMPTWLTGGLSVGGGMVVAVGYAMVINMIATREVWPFFAIGFVLATIQQLTLLGLGAIGLSLALIYLSLSKQGGSGSNGGNGNSGSGTGDQVGDIIDNY; from the coding sequence ATGAACTTAAATGCTATTCAGATAATCTTAGTTATTATTGTAGCGTTCTTAGCTGGTATGGAAGGTATTCTTGATGAATTTCAATTCCATCAACCGGTTGTCGCTTGTACCTTGATTGGTTTGGTAACTGGTCAACTAATTCCCTGTCTTATGTTAGGTGGCTCACTTCAAATGATTGCTCTTGGTTGGGCAAACGTTGGAGCTGCCGTTGCTCCTGATGCCGCCTTGGCATCTATTGCTTCTGCAATTATTTTGGTACTTGGTGGACAAGGAAAGGCAGGCATTAGTTCAGCTATCGCTCTTGCTATCCCTCTTGCCGTTGCCGGATTACTTCTAACAATTATTGCACGTACTATTGCTACAGCTATTGTTCATTTAATGGATGCTGCAGCAGCAGAAGGTAGTTTTGGTAAGGTTGATATGTGGCATGTTATTGCTATCTGCATGCAAGGTGTTCGTATTGCTATTCCCGCAGCATTAATTCTTGCAATTGGTGCTGGCCCCGTTAAAGGATTACTTGCTCAAATGCCAACTTGGTTGACAGGCGGCTTATCCGTTGGTGGTGGTATGGTAGTTGCCGTAGGTTACGCAATGGTTATTAACATGATCGCAACACGTGAAGTTTGGCCATTCTTTGCAATTGGTTTTGTACTAGCTACAATCCAACAACTTACACTTCTTGGTCTTGGTGCTATTGGTTTATCATTGGCTCTTATTTACCTATCACTTTCAAAACAAGGTGGTAGCGGTAGCAATGGTGGTAATGGTAACAGTGGATCTGGTACTGGTGACCAGGTCGGCGATATAATCGATAACTATTAA
- a CDS encoding PTS system mannose/fructose/sorbose family transporter subunit IID: MADNKIELTKKDRLHVWWRSTFIQGSWNYERMQNGGWAYTMIPALKKLYTTKEDRAAALKRHLEFFNTHPYLASPIIGVTLALEEDRANGAPIDDVAIQGVKVGMMGPLAGIGDPVFWFTVRPILGAIAASLAISGNILGPLIYFFGWNLIRMAFTWYTQEFGYRAGSRISEDMSGGLLQDVTKGASILGMFILGSLINRWVVVKFLPVVSTVKLQKGAYIDWNNLHGMKGVQTALTQQAAGLSLTSNKVTTLQNNLDALIPGLAGLGITLICMWLLKKGVSPIVQILGLFVIGVVLHVIGLM; the protein is encoded by the coding sequence ATGGCTGATAATAAAATAGAGTTAACTAAAAAAGATCGTCTCCATGTTTGGTGGCGTTCAACATTCATTCAAGGTTCATGGAACTACGAACGTATGCAAAATGGTGGTTGGGCATATACAATGATCCCAGCTCTTAAAAAACTATATACAACTAAAGAAGACCGTGCTGCTGCTTTAAAGCGTCATTTGGAATTCTTTAATACTCATCCTTACTTGGCTTCACCAATTATTGGTGTTACCTTAGCCCTTGAAGAAGATCGTGCCAATGGTGCTCCAATTGATGACGTTGCAATTCAAGGTGTTAAAGTTGGTATGATGGGTCCTTTGGCTGGTATTGGTGATCCAGTATTCTGGTTTACTGTAAGGCCAATTCTTGGAGCAATTGCTGCTTCATTAGCTATTAGTGGTAATATTCTTGGACCTTTGATTTATTTCTTTGGTTGGAACTTAATTCGTATGGCATTTACTTGGTATACTCAAGAATTTGGTTATCGTGCAGGTTCACGTATCTCTGAGGATATGTCAGGTGGTCTATTGCAAGATGTTACCAAAGGTGCTTCAATCCTTGGTATGTTTATCTTGGGTTCCTTGATTAATCGTTGGGTTGTTGTGAAGTTTCTTCCAGTTGTCTCAACTGTTAAGCTTCAAAAGGGAGCATATATTGATTGGAATAATCTTCATGGAATGAAGGGTGTTCAAACAGCATTGACACAACAGGCTGCTGGTTTGTCACTAACAAGCAATAAGGTTACTACATTACAAAATAACCTTGATGCCTTGATCCCTGGATTAGCAGGCTTGGGTATTACTCTTATCTGTATGTGGTTATTAAAGAAGGGTGTTTCACCAATCGTCCAAATCCTTGGTTTGTTCGTAATCGGTGTTGTACTTCATGTTATTGGTTTAATGTAA
- a CDS encoding DUF956 family protein, producing the protein MVQSINTKSDLVVKGTSHLGLTDYGQIMVGDKGFEFFADKNLKNFIQIPWEELDTVIVSVMFNGRWIPRFALRTKRNGTYSFSARDPKAVLRAIRIYIGPEKIVKSLTFFQVLGRGIKNLFRFGRKNKKI; encoded by the coding sequence ATGGTTCAATCAATTAATACGAAATCCGATCTAGTAGTTAAAGGCACTTCTCATCTTGGACTTACAGATTATGGGCAAATAATGGTTGGAGATAAAGGATTTGAATTTTTTGCTGATAAAAATTTGAAAAACTTTATTCAGATTCCTTGGGAAGAGCTAGATACTGTAATTGTATCTGTTATGTTCAATGGCCGTTGGATTCCTAGATTTGCACTTCGAACAAAAAGAAATGGCACATATTCCTTCTCTGCACGAGATCCTAAGGCTGTTTTACGAGCAATTAGGATCTATATTGGACCTGAGAAAATAGTTAAATCTTTGACATTTTTCCAGGTGCTTGGACGGGGAATAAAAAATTTGTTTCGGTTTGGTAGAAAAAACAAAAAGATTTAG